In one Natrinema sp. DC36 genomic region, the following are encoded:
- a CDS encoding helix-turn-helix transcriptional regulator: MSTDDNPTENSIESAEKKSGGRTVTSSGDSRVIADGGVSWSDLNSTQRDILEAIGRLEADDQDSRVYGLGIKREYEQHHSKSLNGAQLYPNLDKLRDYGLIEKHELDRRTNEYPLTDAGRSMLQHHVFLAADACGLSVEKSETAATDGGRDVQ, translated from the coding sequence ATGTCAACAGACGATAACCCAACTGAAAACAGTATCGAATCGGCGGAAAAAAAGTCGGGCGGCAGAACAGTCACTTCTTCTGGTGACTCACGAGTCATCGCAGACGGCGGTGTCTCGTGGTCCGACCTCAACTCGACTCAGCGCGATATCCTCGAGGCGATCGGTCGCCTCGAGGCAGACGACCAGGACTCGAGAGTCTACGGACTCGGGATCAAGCGCGAGTACGAACAACATCATTCGAAGAGCCTGAATGGCGCTCAGCTGTACCCGAATCTCGACAAGCTCCGCGATTACGGGCTGATCGAGAAACACGAGCTGGACAGGCGGACGAACGAATACCCGTTGACGGATGCTGGCCGGTCGATGCTCCAGCATCACGTCTTTCTAGCGGCCGACGCGTGCGGGCTCTCAGTCGAGAAGTCCGAGACGGCGGCGACGGACGGGGGCCGCGATGTCCAGTAA
- a CDS encoding sulfite exporter TauE/SafE family protein — MTYYQADGPTVDLNTETDSNVSVFFPDAHTVDLSPEGVFYSEGSTRVQVDQFGSDSSQTQLSNLDVGSTTLEADVSGQQRVGLKGGINSIDYSDVEIDSSTTDFTYQASESTTVTFYDVGSTTWYEAVDADTGMTLSTVQSSSTGAVTFELPDGTHDVEIQTADISVPEISNESPVDGGSVTSRTLNLSAQIADDDFPNDELNVEIYLEGDLVTNETLTQNGTVSTEITVDSGGDYNWSVNVSDSFGSQVSHSFQFSTPDTLYIRDELNPDELVDDEQFNMTASIYSEDLTIQEDVTDGKMSLTGLPLDQPIVITVEADNWNDRRILIRDITRQQNVYLLSEDAESVDMTFVLNDRTRNFPSQDSELYIQKSLAVGSDEFRWRTVSGDYFAADGRFETTLAYNDRYRIVIRNAEGDERILGSYIPTSPGPTTLDIGRIVWSPPEGQAVVFDANEIEEDGQEKLRLMYNDTEDATNQLDITVRNRKNNDIIFEATQYDVTSYSEIIPLTDNQSEMDLIVTAQADRDGDDFETTVQLGKLEELDLPIDDKWLRVFAQIFLVAIAGLVAGLISGGGAIIIVAFATALTWLGWIPIHPAALGLAGVIALLGALRSRYGGGV; from the coding sequence GTGACGTACTACCAGGCCGACGGGCCAACAGTCGATCTCAACACCGAGACTGACTCGAACGTCTCTGTCTTCTTCCCAGATGCTCACACGGTCGATCTGTCTCCAGAAGGCGTTTTCTACAGCGAGGGATCGACTCGCGTTCAGGTCGACCAGTTCGGGTCTGACAGCAGTCAAACCCAGCTCTCGAATCTTGATGTCGGCTCGACGACGCTCGAGGCCGATGTCTCCGGCCAACAGCGTGTCGGGCTTAAAGGTGGCATCAACTCGATCGACTACTCTGACGTCGAGATCGACTCATCGACAACGGATTTTACCTACCAAGCATCCGAGAGTACTACGGTCACGTTCTACGACGTCGGCAGCACGACCTGGTACGAAGCCGTCGATGCGGATACCGGGATGACACTCTCGACCGTCCAGAGCAGTTCGACAGGTGCCGTCACGTTCGAGCTTCCAGACGGAACCCACGACGTCGAGATCCAGACGGCAGACATCAGCGTTCCGGAGATCTCCAACGAATCCCCGGTAGATGGAGGATCAGTCACATCACGGACGCTCAACCTGTCTGCCCAAATCGCGGATGATGACTTCCCCAACGATGAGCTCAACGTCGAGATCTACTTGGAGGGCGATCTCGTCACGAACGAAACGCTCACTCAAAACGGGACCGTCTCGACTGAGATCACCGTCGATAGTGGCGGAGACTACAATTGGAGTGTCAACGTCTCCGATTCCTTTGGAAGTCAGGTATCTCATAGTTTCCAGTTTTCGACGCCTGACACGCTGTATATCCGTGATGAACTCAACCCTGATGAATTGGTTGACGATGAGCAGTTCAACATGACTGCATCGATCTACTCGGAGGATCTAACTATCCAAGAAGACGTCACGGATGGGAAAATGAGCCTGACAGGTCTTCCCCTTGACCAACCGATCGTGATCACGGTTGAAGCCGACAACTGGAACGATCGTCGAATACTTATTCGCGATATCACTCGGCAGCAGAACGTCTATCTGCTCTCAGAAGATGCAGAGTCCGTCGATATGACGTTCGTTCTCAACGACCGTACGCGAAACTTCCCATCTCAGGATTCTGAACTCTATATCCAGAAGTCGCTCGCGGTCGGAAGCGATGAATTCCGATGGCGAACGGTTTCTGGGGACTACTTCGCAGCCGATGGTCGATTCGAGACCACGCTCGCATACAACGATAGGTACAGGATCGTTATCCGGAACGCAGAGGGTGACGAACGAATTCTGGGGAGCTATATCCCGACCTCTCCAGGGCCGACGACGCTCGACATCGGTCGCATCGTCTGGTCTCCACCGGAGGGACAGGCAGTCGTATTCGATGCGAACGAAATCGAAGAAGATGGACAAGAAAAGCTGAGACTCATGTACAACGATACAGAGGATGCGACGAACCAACTCGATATCACAGTTCGGAATCGCAAGAATAACGATATCATCTTCGAAGCGACGCAGTACGACGTCACGTCTTACTCGGAGATCATTCCACTGACTGATAATCAGTCAGAGATGGATCTCATCGTGACTGCCCAGGCCGATCGCGATGGAGATGACTTCGAGACGACCGTCCAACTCGGGAAACTCGAGGAACTCGACCTCCCGATCGACGATAAGTGGCTGCGGGTGTTCGCGCAAATCTTCCTCGTCGCGATCGCGGGCTTAGTCGCGGGGCTGATCTCCGGCGGCGGGGCGATCATCATCGTGGCCTTCGCGACGGCGCTGACCTGGCTGGGCTGGATCCCGATCCATCCAGCAGCGCTGGGACTCGCCGGAGTGATCGCGCTGTTAGGAGCGCTCAGATCGCGCTACGGAGGAGGTGTCTGA
- a CDS encoding MarR family transcriptional regulator, whose protein sequence is MRKHGEWMTQVDERILEYLSENGNHQPHAIADNLREIGVDLDYHSNSINRRCRELRDYRLIINVGGGVYSTTDLGEQFLAGDLDAGTLEKDE, encoded by the coding sequence ATGAGGAAACACGGAGAGTGGATGACGCAGGTTGATGAAAGGATCCTCGAGTATCTGTCTGAAAATGGAAATCATCAACCTCATGCGATTGCGGACAATCTCCGTGAAATTGGAGTAGACCTCGATTACCATAGCAACTCGATCAATCGTAGATGTCGAGAACTCCGTGACTACAGGCTTATCATCAACGTTGGAGGTGGTGTCTACTCGACCACAGACCTTGGCGAGCAATTTCTTGCGGGAGATCTCGATGCTGGGACTCTTGAGAAGGACGAATGA
- a CDS encoding glycosyltransferase encodes MNDDIAIAHKDYDTRGGGEVFCRRLAHAIDAPMYVGRRNQANEPDDAALDIHEIPLSSVDKWMIDRGGLTRTAAYALRWQAAAEDLTEYDTIIMSGNEPLWYVPQDQQTVIAYTHSTPRFMYDLYNERMDFSGLMGRLATLFNTAQRTVYESNVNRPDLWVANSDLVARRIERYWNVPEEQIRTIYPPVDTHNYNPDDAKTGEFYLHIGRLVDAKCVDEIVQAFNGHDATLLIAGDGDERARLEELAEDNIKFLGFVTEERKQELYSRAKALLYSPLNEDFGMVPIEALAAGTPVIGVKDGFTQFQVQHGENGLLYDRGAADLRATVRDFERDGVSWTEYEIAEWTRRWFGIQRFEREIREAIEDAQQRSEVVPEWDHETPQPPGELEVNYAESD; translated from the coding sequence ATGAATGACGATATCGCGATCGCGCACAAGGACTACGATACCCGCGGCGGCGGCGAGGTGTTCTGCCGGCGCCTCGCGCACGCAATCGATGCCCCGATGTATGTCGGTCGGCGGAACCAGGCCAACGAACCCGATGATGCGGCCTTAGATATCCATGAGATCCCGCTCTCGTCGGTTGATAAATGGATGATCGACCGTGGGGGGCTCACCCGGACGGCAGCGTACGCACTCCGCTGGCAGGCCGCTGCGGAGGATCTCACGGAGTACGATACAATCATCATGAGCGGGAACGAGCCGCTCTGGTACGTCCCACAGGACCAGCAGACCGTCATCGCGTACACGCACAGTACACCGCGGTTCATGTACGACCTGTACAACGAGAGGATGGACTTCTCGGGTCTGATGGGGCGCCTCGCAACGTTGTTCAATACCGCCCAGCGGACCGTCTACGAAAGCAACGTAAACCGGCCAGACCTCTGGGTTGCGAATTCAGATCTAGTGGCGCGGCGGATCGAACGCTATTGGAATGTTCCAGAAGAGCAGATTCGGACGATCTACCCGCCCGTGGACACGCACAACTACAATCCAGATGATGCCAAGACCGGGGAATTCTATCTCCATATCGGCCGGCTGGTTGATGCGAAGTGCGTGGATGAGATCGTCCAGGCCTTCAACGGTCACGATGCGACACTGCTGATCGCTGGGGATGGCGATGAGCGAGCTCGCCTCGAGGAACTCGCGGAGGACAACATCAAGTTCCTCGGATTTGTCACCGAGGAACGGAAGCAAGAACTCTATTCCCGTGCGAAGGCACTCCTCTATAGCCCACTCAACGAGGACTTTGGAATGGTGCCGATCGAGGCGCTGGCAGCAGGAACTCCGGTCATCGGTGTCAAAGATGGGTTCACACAGTTCCAAGTTCAGCACGGAGAGAACGGACTCCTCTACGACCGCGGCGCTGCTGATCTCCGTGCGACCGTTCGTGACTTCGAGCGAGACGGCGTCTCCTGGACCGAGTACGAGATCGCCGAGTGGACGCGCCGCTGGTTCGGCATCCAGCGCTTCGAGCGTGAGATCCGCGAGGCGATCGAAGACGCCCAACAGCGATCAGAGGTAGTCCCAGAGTGGGATCACGAAACACCGCAACCGCCAGGCGAACTGGAGGTGAACTATGCAGAGTCCGACTGA
- a CDS encoding methyltransferase domain-containing protein, with product MQSPTETRHEDRLEASRLNLGCGQDQISDFHNVDISSDVQPDEVVDLQQTPWPWPDDSFSHTLASHVLEHLDPVPWDEICRVLAPGGTLVIVYPIGNTRFEDPTHQQFWNWNTAAAISGERKHAHAHVSNLSLVTRDFGWNVTGRLWRAYTRYRLAVGGPGAWMGQVPGLFGEVTATYEYRP from the coding sequence ATGCAGAGTCCGACTGAGACACGTCACGAAGATCGCCTCGAGGCCAGTCGTCTCAACCTCGGGTGTGGACAGGATCAGATCTCGGACTTCCACAACGTCGACATCTCTTCCGACGTCCAGCCGGACGAGGTCGTCGACCTTCAGCAGACGCCCTGGCCGTGGCCCGACGATTCGTTTTCGCACACCCTGGCGAGTCACGTGCTTGAGCATCTCGATCCCGTCCCTTGGGATGAGATCTGCCGCGTGCTCGCTCCAGGTGGAACGCTCGTGATCGTCTATCCGATCGGAAATACCCGGTTCGAAGACCCGACACACCAGCAGTTCTGGAACTGGAATACTGCAGCTGCGATCAGTGGAGAGCGAAAGCACGCCCACGCGCACGTATCTAACCTCTCGTTAGTCACTCGCGACTTCGGTTGGAACGTCACAGGGCGGCTGTGGCGAGCGTATACGCGATACCGGCTTGCAGTCGGCGGGCCTGGTGCGTGGATGGGGCAGGTTCCTGGACTGTTCGGAGAAGTAACTGCGACGTACGAGTACCGACCATGA
- a CDS encoding site-specific integrase, whose amino-acid sequence MASDRTHSREFALNEREFELLLRGARELKEPFDFEARLVIHLAAKLGLRAGEIAHLRTDWINFYERVIEIPQFDECDFGSDGGVCGYCRGRARDRIETINLSLEEAKEEIRDEHGADVVDDLDEATLEKMAKKKQEETNITMEEALEERWNPKTSAGSRAVPFDFDVRTQMCIEEFADQYDRFPKSRATVNRRINQAAEEAGLEERVFPHALRATSASLLVLHGVSAHSLMAILGWEDISTARVYISSNEQSAANEVRSKHR is encoded by the coding sequence ATGGCGTCCGATCGGACGCACAGCCGCGAGTTCGCGCTGAACGAACGGGAGTTCGAGCTGTTGCTCCGCGGCGCTCGAGAGCTGAAAGAGCCGTTTGATTTCGAGGCGCGGCTCGTGATCCACCTCGCAGCGAAGTTGGGGCTGCGCGCCGGCGAGATCGCGCACCTCCGTACGGACTGGATCAATTTCTACGAACGGGTCATCGAGATCCCGCAGTTCGATGAGTGCGACTTCGGGAGCGACGGCGGCGTCTGTGGCTACTGCCGAGGCCGGGCGCGAGACCGGATCGAGACGATCAACCTCTCCCTCGAGGAGGCGAAAGAGGAGATCCGCGACGAGCACGGCGCCGACGTCGTCGACGATCTCGACGAGGCGACGCTCGAGAAGATGGCGAAGAAAAAACAAGAGGAGACAAACATCACGATGGAAGAGGCCCTCGAAGAGCGCTGGAATCCGAAGACGTCCGCGGGATCACGAGCGGTTCCGTTCGACTTCGACGTCCGGACCCAGATGTGCATCGAGGAGTTCGCAGACCAGTATGATCGCTTTCCGAAGTCCAGAGCGACGGTGAACCGTCGAATCAACCAGGCCGCTGAGGAAGCTGGCCTCGAGGAGCGTGTGTTCCCGCACGCGCTGCGGGCGACGTCGGCCTCGCTGCTGGTCCTGCACGGAGTCAGTGCGCACTCCCTGATGGCGATTCTCGGCTGGGAGGACATTTCGACTGCGAGGGTGTACATCTCCTCTAACGAACAGTCAGCAGCGAACGAGGTGAGAAGCAAGCACCGCTAG
- a CDS encoding tyrosine-type recombinase/integrase, which translates to MSTDPQSNSETHTQAKSWLIPEQIETMRDACLGESFPTYLQDRNETIVVVLADTGLRVGELVALDWDLIDLEADPGEIFLPNEIQKGSPGASYIDLDDETSRQLRRYKNRRWKETEAVFPSRQSDRMTTRSVRNTIKRIADVADVEPQLIEGGTGDASDVSPHTFRHSIAFRMIRREGKRLEDVQLRLRHKNLRTTDEIYGHLRRR; encoded by the coding sequence ATGTCGACAGACCCTCAGAGTAATTCGGAAACTCATACGCAAGCGAAGTCCTGGCTGATCCCCGAACAGATCGAGACGATGCGTGACGCCTGCCTCGGAGAGTCGTTCCCGACCTACCTTCAGGACCGAAACGAGACGATCGTCGTCGTCCTCGCCGACACCGGCCTCCGCGTCGGTGAGCTCGTCGCGCTCGACTGGGACCTGATCGACCTCGAGGCCGACCCCGGCGAGATCTTCCTCCCGAACGAGATCCAGAAGGGGAGCCCAGGTGCATCGTACATCGATCTCGATGACGAGACGTCCCGTCAGCTACGTCGCTACAAGAACCGGCGCTGGAAGGAAACTGAGGCCGTCTTCCCGTCTCGACAGTCCGACCGGATGACAACGCGATCCGTTCGGAACACGATCAAGCGGATCGCCGACGTCGCCGACGTCGAACCCCAGCTGATCGAAGGTGGAACCGGCGACGCATCCGACGTCTCCCCACATACGTTTCGCCACTCGATCGCGTTCCGGATGATCCGTCGCGAAGGGAAGCGCCTGGAGGACGTCCAGCTGCGGTTGCGTCACAAGAACCTACGAACGACCGACGAGATCTACGGCCATCTCCGTCGACGATAG
- a CDS encoding LamG domain-containing protein — protein MVKGYDGSQFQSVGSNAFGGSAFQDVAVNGFDGSGWTRLDQAAIPDSGVARYKFEQDATDSWNGNDGTLTGGTYTTDSEIGSYAVSLDGADDAVDIPVSHSSGDGLSLSAWVKLSSPSSAQYIVTIDAPSQYSADAVLYIDDTKIGFQCYDGSYVSTNTSFSYDNTWTHIVGTKTASGDMEFYVNGSSVATATIGNLTESGTSSIGRRGGSGYLNGLVDDVRIYRKGLTDTEVSNLYNTGSI, from the coding sequence ATGGTGAAGGGATACGACGGATCCCAGTTCCAGTCCGTCGGGAGCAACGCGTTCGGCGGATCGGCGTTCCAGGACGTCGCGGTCAACGGTTTCGATGGATCCGGGTGGACCCGACTTGACCAGGCTGCGATACCCGACAGCGGAGTCGCCCGATATAAATTCGAACAAGATGCCACAGACTCTTGGAATGGCAACGACGGAACGCTCACTGGGGGGACTTATACCACCGACTCAGAGATTGGATCATACGCCGTGTCACTTGACGGGGCCGATGACGCGGTTGACATTCCAGTCAGCCACTCATCTGGTGATGGCCTGTCACTGAGTGCGTGGGTGAAACTCTCATCTCCATCATCAGCCCAATATATCGTCACAATTGACGCACCTAGCCAATATAGTGCAGATGCAGTGCTGTATATTGACGATACTAAGATCGGATTCCAATGTTACGATGGATCGTACGTAAGTACCAATACCAGTTTCTCCTATGACAATACTTGGACACATATTGTCGGAACGAAAACAGCAAGCGGAGATATGGAGTTCTATGTCAATGGCTCATCCGTAGCAACTGCAACTATAGGAAATTTGACAGAGTCGGGAACCTCCTCAATCGGTAGACGGGGCGGGTCTGGATACCTGAACGGACTTGTTGACGATGTTCGTATTTATAGAAAGGGACTGACCGATACAGAAGTCTCCAACCTCTACAACACCGGATCAATCTAA